A stretch of the Saprospiraceae bacterium genome encodes the following:
- a CDS encoding bifunctional riboflavin kinase/FAD synthetase → MRIIYYGQDPLPAFKNPVLTVGTFDGLHLAHKKIISQLCQSASILNGESILISFYPHPRTVLDPGDQPVALLNTLEEKIQLLNSTALDYLILVDFDYSFAQMLPEDYIENFLLKHFTPKKIIAGYDHRFGKDGKGDCQLLRTYAANQYFEFEEIKAQYVQESKVSSTKIRKLIHDKKIHQANLYLGYPYQLEGKVISGDKLGRKLGYPTANLEFTDSSKLIPPNGIYAAKVQVDGQLYDGMLYIGKSETLKESANATVEVHLFEFNKEIYGNSICVKLIDFIRNDQKFENFDQLKLQIQSDELATKKALLRNELHTVPYRNPIYAIVILNFNGYNFLKEYLPSVVKHNTRNVSIYIIDNNSTDASCVFLEHHFPEIKIIKLKKNYGFASGYNKGLAQIDADYFILLNSDVIVKDDWISPLISEMEKDSSILIAQPKILSLKEPEKFEYAGAAGGYIDFLGYPFCKGRIIDFLESDTNQYQEISEIFWASGAAMVIKAVAFKAMGGFDGDYFAHQEEIDLCWRVKRLGGKIIYVPNAVVYHLGGGTLDYDNPRKTYLNFRNNLFTIFKNSDYLQLLYILPIRFVLDMLIAISYLLKGKFKIFYKIIQAYIVVIINTLYLIQKKQFLDKQIRNLAYDKFNQKGILKASVFVQFYFSGNKEFSIIPKHYFKN, encoded by the coding sequence TCATTTATTATGGGCAAGACCCTTTACCTGCATTCAAAAATCCTGTTTTAACAGTTGGCACCTTTGATGGCCTGCATTTAGCGCATAAAAAAATAATATCACAACTTTGTCAATCTGCATCTATATTAAATGGGGAAAGCATCCTGATTTCATTTTATCCGCACCCTAGAACCGTATTAGATCCAGGAGATCAACCCGTCGCCTTGTTAAACACATTGGAAGAGAAAATTCAACTTCTTAATAGCACGGCTTTGGATTATTTGATACTCGTAGATTTTGATTATTCGTTTGCACAAATGTTGCCCGAAGATTATATAGAAAATTTTCTTTTAAAACATTTTACACCTAAAAAGATTATTGCGGGTTACGATCATCGATTTGGAAAAGACGGGAAAGGTGATTGCCAACTTTTACGCACTTATGCTGCTAATCAATATTTTGAATTTGAGGAAATAAAAGCACAATATGTTCAGGAATCGAAAGTAAGTTCTACAAAAATTCGAAAATTAATTCATGATAAGAAAATTCATCAGGCCAATTTGTACCTAGGTTACCCCTATCAATTAGAAGGTAAAGTGATTTCCGGAGATAAATTAGGCCGAAAACTCGGTTATCCAACAGCTAATTTGGAATTTACAGATTCATCTAAATTAATTCCGCCAAATGGAATTTATGCAGCCAAAGTACAGGTTGATGGGCAACTTTATGATGGAATGCTCTATATCGGCAAAAGTGAAACACTTAAAGAATCTGCTAATGCCACTGTTGAAGTTCATTTATTTGAATTTAACAAAGAAATTTATGGTAACTCGATCTGTGTTAAACTGATTGATTTTATTAGAAATGATCAAAAATTTGAAAATTTTGATCAATTAAAACTTCAAATTCAGTCAGATGAACTTGCCACGAAAAAAGCACTGCTTAGAAATGAATTGCATACAGTTCCTTACAGAAATCCAATATATGCAATTGTAATTCTGAATTTTAATGGTTACAATTTTTTAAAGGAATATTTACCATCCGTAGTAAAACACAATACCAGAAACGTCTCTATATATATTATCGACAATAATTCAACAGACGCGAGTTGTGTATTTTTAGAACACCATTTTCCGGAAATAAAAATAATTAAACTTAAAAAGAATTATGGCTTTGCTTCAGGATACAATAAAGGTCTGGCACAAATTGATGCAGATTACTTTATTCTCCTGAATTCTGATGTTATAGTTAAAGATGATTGGATCAGTCCATTAATTTCTGAGATGGAAAAAGATTCAAGCATTCTGATTGCACAGCCAAAAATTTTATCTTTGAAAGAGCCTGAAAAATTTGAATATGCCGGAGCTGCGGGGGGCTATATTGATTTTCTAGGTTATCCATTTTGCAAAGGAAGAATTATTGATTTTCTTGAATCTGACACCAATCAATACCAGGAGATTTCTGAAATATTCTGGGCCAGTGGAGCTGCGATGGTCATTAAAGCAGTTGCATTTAAAGCCATGGGAGGCTTTGATGGTGATTATTTTGCTCATCAGGAAGAAATCGACTTGTGTTGGCGAGTTAAACGTTTAGGTGGAAAAATAATTTATGTGCCAAACGCTGTAGTCTACCATTTAGGTGGAGGAACGCTTGATTACGACAATCCCAGAAAAACCTATTTGAATTTTAGAAATAATTTATTCACTATTTTCAAAAACTCGGATTACCTTCAATTACTATATATTCTTCCCATTCGATTTGTGCTGGATATGCTTATCGCGATCAGTTATTTACTAAAAGGTAAGTTTAAAATTTTTTACAAAATCATACAGGCATACATTGTTGTTATTATTAATACCTTGTATTTAATTCAAAAGAAACAATTTTTAGACAAGCAAATTAGAAATCTAGCGTATGATAAATTTAATCAAAAAGGTATTTTGAAAGCAAGTGTTTTTGTTCAATTCTATTTTTCTGGGAATAAAGAATTTTCAATTATCCCAAAACATTACTTTAAAAATTGA
- a CDS encoding RluA family pseudouridine synthase, which yields MASTLCEILFENEHLLVVNKPSGLLTIPDRYDPNKPNLLNLLNTSHEEIFIVHRIDKETSGLVLFAKNSESHRLLSILFENHEIQKRYVSFTENCPNPESGIINLPIAHSVFETGKMTIHKNGKPSITYYKILESFRNFCMLELEPKTGRTHQIRVHLAAISCPILCDPLYSQRSELFIKDIKNRAKITDFEQERPLLSRTALHANSLEFSLYGQLYHFECPLPKDLKALLNQLRKWQSTRKL from the coding sequence ATGGCATCCACACTTTGTGAAATTCTATTTGAAAATGAACATTTGTTGGTTGTCAATAAGCCTTCAGGTTTATTAACCATTCCGGATCGATATGATCCGAATAAGCCCAATTTGTTGAACTTATTAAATACCAGCCACGAAGAAATTTTTATTGTCCATCGAATTGATAAAGAAACAAGCGGATTGGTTTTGTTTGCAAAAAATTCAGAAAGTCATCGCTTATTATCTATACTTTTTGAAAATCATGAAATTCAAAAACGCTATGTCAGCTTTACCGAAAATTGCCCTAATCCTGAATCCGGAATCATCAATTTACCCATTGCTCATTCCGTTTTTGAAACCGGTAAAATGACGATTCATAAAAATGGGAAACCTTCAATAACATATTATAAAATCCTTGAGTCTTTTAGAAATTTTTGTATGCTTGAGTTGGAGCCTAAAACAGGCAGAACACACCAAATAAGGGTTCATCTTGCTGCCATATCTTGCCCGATTCTATGTGACCCCCTTTACAGCCAAAGAAGTGAACTTTTTATAAAAGACATAAAAAATCGAGCTAAAATTACCGATTTTGAACAAGAAAGGCCCCTTTTAAGCAGGACTGCACTTCATGCTAATTCATTGGAATTCAGTCTATACGGTCAATTATATCATTTTGAATGTCCTTTGCCAAAAGATTTAAAAGCCTTATTAAATCAATTAAGAAAATGGCAATCTACTCGGAAATTGTAA
- a CDS encoding response regulator transcription factor, with product MHKVAIADDHAMFVDGIESILRDEETIKVVDRCFDGKSVFPMLSKQRIDVLLLDINLPDMSGIEVAKKINTDFPDVKIIAVSMYNEESIVSEMLNNGAQGYILKNTGRAELVQAIETVAAGQTYFSKDVTETIMGALLKKPTHKKTSTFLIPEISKRELEVLALIVKEYTTPEIAEKLFISLKTVESHRSSLVSKLNVRNSAGLVRAAIELKLVEK from the coding sequence ATGCACAAAGTTGCCATTGCAGATGACCATGCCATGTTTGTGGATGGCATTGAATCTATATTGAGAGACGAAGAAACCATTAAAGTTGTCGACAGATGCTTTGATGGCAAATCCGTATTTCCTATGTTATCGAAACAACGAATTGATGTCCTTTTACTGGATATTAACCTTCCGGATATGAGTGGCATTGAAGTTGCGAAGAAAATTAATACTGATTTTCCCGATGTTAAAATTATTGCTGTTTCGATGTACAATGAAGAGAGCATCGTCTCTGAGATGTTAAATAACGGTGCTCAAGGTTATATTCTTAAAAACACAGGTCGGGCTGAACTAGTCCAGGCTATAGAAACTGTCGCAGCCGGGCAAACCTATTTTAGCAAAGATGTTACAGAAACTATTATGGGCGCCTTGTTAAAAAAACCGACCCATAAGAAAACCAGCACATTTCTGATACCTGAAATTTCAAAGCGCGAACTTGAAGTATTAGCCTTAATTGTAAAGGAATATACCACTCCTGAAATCGCTGAAAAATTATTTATAAGCTTGAAAACGGTTGAATCTCACAGAAGCAGCCTGGTTTCTAAATTAAATGTTAGAAATTCAGCTGGATTGGTTCGGGCTGCTATAGAGTTAAAGTTGGTAGAAAAATAA
- a CDS encoding ATP-binding protein has protein sequence MKNILLILHLLALSSIEITAQDSISLQQDSFQISLLEPDNLETEIESDISGHRYQEAVSSILNAIEYYKQENNLEKVYYYRFLLARIYQILGFFQKAINSLEYCHVYFKQEGRDLDVVRSQHALAYAYKKMGNTDMAFYFLGQCENKKADSYNEFCKNEHELVDAYLFLNRLGSTASLNNVFKYAKSIGNIDLQIKSLEVLGEYFYIHANYKKAEIIFKKALALVKPIKYFDYCKEFSFRLYECNHNAGDFKQSSEYLLSFVKYNDTLNEIKNSESLSKLIGKYEQKEFQSEKIDLEKSKRLFELKSRRSNFTLYSLLFSIAAILLAGFFVILFYQQKLETSNIIHDQSAQINNQKIKELENNMQLQSMQSMIDGQESERERIAQDLHDSLGGLLSTIKLRFDKLVHEQKITGQESYTKLYDLIDTACDEVRNISNDLKPGSLEKLGLIEAIRDLLNRYIHEHGPNIIFQYFGFEKPGTIDSNIALNIYRVIQELVNNSIKHANCKEIFVQLSKSSYEMTISVEDDGKGFDAETVKRGMGLENIRSRINYLKGEFNIESSDNQGTLFLVQIPI, from the coding sequence TTGAAAAACATTTTACTGATCCTACATTTATTGGCTCTGAGTTCAATAGAAATCACAGCCCAGGACAGTATAAGCCTACAACAAGATTCTTTTCAAATTTCATTACTTGAACCTGACAATCTCGAAACTGAAATTGAATCAGATATATCTGGTCACAGATATCAGGAAGCAGTTAGCAGTATTTTAAATGCAATTGAATATTATAAACAGGAAAACAATCTTGAGAAAGTTTACTATTATCGGTTTTTGCTGGCTCGTATTTACCAAATACTGGGATTCTTTCAAAAAGCGATTAATAGCCTCGAATACTGCCATGTTTATTTTAAACAAGAAGGTCGTGACCTCGATGTGGTGCGGAGTCAACATGCGCTTGCATACGCTTATAAAAAAATGGGCAATACTGATATGGCTTTTTATTTTTTAGGCCAATGCGAAAACAAAAAGGCGGATAGCTACAATGAATTTTGCAAAAACGAACATGAATTGGTAGATGCCTATTTGTTTTTAAACCGATTGGGCTCCACTGCTTCACTCAACAATGTATTCAAATATGCTAAATCGATTGGGAACATAGATTTGCAAATTAAATCCTTAGAGGTTTTAGGTGAATATTTTTATATCCATGCCAACTATAAAAAAGCTGAAATTATTTTTAAAAAAGCTTTAGCGCTTGTCAAACCAATCAAATATTTTGATTATTGCAAAGAATTTTCTTTTCGACTTTATGAATGCAATCACAATGCAGGCGATTTTAAACAATCCTCTGAATACTTGCTAAGCTTTGTAAAATATAATGACACGCTGAATGAGATTAAAAACTCGGAATCCCTGTCAAAACTGATTGGAAAGTACGAACAAAAAGAATTTCAATCAGAAAAAATAGACCTTGAAAAAAGCAAACGGTTATTTGAATTAAAAAGTCGTCGCTCGAATTTCACTTTATATAGTTTATTATTTAGCATTGCTGCAATTTTATTAGCTGGTTTTTTTGTGATCCTATTTTATCAACAAAAACTAGAAACCAGCAACATCATTCATGATCAAAGTGCTCAAATTAACAATCAAAAAATTAAAGAACTGGAAAATAACATGCAACTCCAGTCAATGCAATCTATGATCGATGGGCAGGAATCAGAACGGGAGCGCATCGCACAGGATTTACATGACAGTTTAGGTGGTTTGCTCTCCACCATAAAACTGCGTTTTGATAAATTGGTCCATGAGCAAAAAATTACTGGCCAGGAATCCTATACAAAGCTGTACGATTTAATTGATACGGCCTGTGATGAGGTACGAAATATCAGTAATGACCTTAAACCGGGCTCCCTTGAGAAACTTGGATTAATTGAAGCCATCCGGGATTTATTAAATCGATATATCCACGAACACGGTCCCAATATCATATTTCAATATTTTGGGTTTGAAAAACCAGGAACAATCGATTCCAATATCGCATTAAATATTTACCGGGTTATACAGGAATTAGTCAATAATTCGATCAAACATGCCAATTGTAAAGAGATCTTTGTCCAGTTATCAAAATCCTCCTATGAAATGACTATTTCCGTAGAAGACGATGGAAAAGGGTTTGATGCAGAAACCGTAAAACGGGGAATGGGTCTGGAAAATATCCGAAGTCGTATAAATTACCTAAAGGGCGAGTTTAACATAGAATCCTCTGATAATCAAGGAACTCTGTTTTTGGTTCAAATTCCAATTTAA
- a CDS encoding ABC-F family ATP-binding cassette domain-containing protein — protein sequence MVRFQNVSLFFGERVLFDQISFTLSAGEKLAVCGRNGTGKSTLFKLMLKELMPDGGTIEYIGNVSIGILKQELPPDRGLALFDEVKSSFADISTLKDEYNQLEYKISHAHSDTDDLMDMIHRMEEIRVRLEHLDIDKLDGKIEKVLLGLGFTAADFERKISMFSGGWRMRIELAKLLLSKPDLLLLDEPNNHLDIVSIRWLEKYLKEYEGTVIIISHDLSFMDRLANRIIEIDRGKIYDYKGNYSSYKLYRAERKQIELNEYKAQQKIIQQKEMLIEKFRYKASKASFAQSLITELNRMDKKELPEEELGSIKLRFKSSQKSGNKVLEVKDLSKSYGDKEVLKHINYFLERGHKISLIGANGNGKTTLVKMIVGDLESSGGAIEFGHNVKIGYYAQESEDTLNRMDTALETVENYSIPEMRTQVRKILGGLGFAGDEAEKKIAVLSGGEKARIRLAKLIVNEHNLLILDEPTHHLDLASKEKLKDALKNYDGTVLIVSHDRDFLKELADKTILFENKGITVFEGDIDYYLEKTEENTVYDLPVKQGENKSNAAVELDYNERKKAQRKIQNLERDIEKFEANLLEMQKKMEDPEFYQSAGAAKLMEEYDREKLKLKECMDAWENVSSLLG from the coding sequence GTGGTCCGATTTCAAAATGTAAGTTTATTTTTTGGGGAGAGAGTTTTATTTGATCAAATTTCTTTTACCCTTTCCGCTGGTGAGAAACTAGCCGTTTGCGGACGGAATGGTACTGGTAAATCAACTTTGTTTAAATTAATGTTGAAGGAATTGATGCCTGACGGCGGTACCATAGAATATATTGGAAACGTAAGTATAGGCATTCTGAAACAAGAACTTCCGCCCGACAGAGGATTGGCATTGTTTGATGAAGTGAAAAGCTCATTTGCTGATATCTCCACACTCAAAGACGAATACAATCAATTAGAATATAAAATAAGCCATGCCCATTCTGATACAGATGATTTAATGGACATGATTCACCGGATGGAAGAAATTCGTGTACGATTAGAGCATTTGGACATTGATAAACTGGATGGTAAAATTGAAAAAGTATTATTAGGACTTGGTTTTACTGCTGCTGATTTTGAACGTAAAATCAGCATGTTTAGCGGAGGTTGGCGTATGCGTATAGAATTGGCAAAATTGCTTCTGTCAAAACCTGATTTATTATTGCTGGATGAGCCTAACAATCACCTGGATATTGTTTCCATCAGATGGCTGGAAAAATACTTAAAAGAATATGAAGGGACTGTAATTATCATTTCGCATGATTTAAGTTTTATGGATCGTCTCGCCAATCGGATCATTGAAATTGATAGAGGTAAAATTTATGATTATAAAGGCAATTATTCAAGTTATAAATTATATCGTGCTGAGCGAAAACAAATTGAATTAAATGAATACAAAGCTCAGCAGAAAATAATTCAACAGAAAGAGATGTTGATTGAAAAATTCAGGTACAAAGCGAGCAAAGCTTCATTTGCACAGTCGCTGATAACCGAATTAAACAGAATGGACAAGAAGGAACTTCCTGAAGAAGAATTAGGAAGTATCAAATTGCGGTTTAAAAGTTCACAAAAAAGTGGAAATAAGGTTTTGGAAGTAAAAGATCTTAGTAAATCATACGGAGACAAAGAAGTTTTAAAACATATTAATTATTTTCTTGAACGAGGACATAAAATCAGTTTAATTGGAGCCAATGGAAATGGGAAAACTACTTTAGTAAAAATGATTGTCGGTGATCTTGAATCTTCAGGAGGAGCCATTGAGTTTGGTCACAATGTGAAGATAGGATACTATGCACAAGAATCAGAGGACACCTTAAACAGAATGGATACTGCACTTGAAACAGTTGAAAACTATTCAATTCCTGAAATGCGTACCCAGGTTAGAAAAATTTTAGGAGGTTTAGGGTTTGCAGGAGACGAAGCTGAGAAAAAAATTGCTGTTTTATCAGGAGGGGAAAAAGCCAGAATTCGTTTGGCTAAGCTCATTGTGAATGAACACAATTTATTAATTCTTGATGAGCCAACCCACCATTTAGATTTGGCTTCCAAAGAAAAGTTAAAGGATGCTTTAAAAAATTATGATGGTACGGTATTGATCGTTTCCCACGACCGTGATTTTTTAAAAGAGTTAGCAGATAAAACGATTCTCTTTGAAAATAAAGGAATTACAGTATTTGAGGGGGATATTGATTATTATTTAGAGAAAACAGAAGAGAATACAGTTTATGATTTGCCGGTAAAGCAAGGAGAAAATAAATCGAATGCTGCAGTGGAGCTGGATTACAATGAACGAAAGAAAGCACAAAGAAAAATCCAAAATTTAGAGCGCGATATCGAAAAATTTGAAGCTAATTTATTGGAAATGCAAAAGAAAATGGAAGATCCTGAATTTTATCAATCGGCTGGAGCTGCCAAGCTTATGGAGGAGTATGATCGAGAAAAGCTAAAATTAAAGGAGTGCATGGATGCCTGGGAAAACGTATCCAGTTTATTGGGATAA